The Alicyclobacillus vulcanalis DNA segment CCAGATCCTCACGGGATGGATGAACGCATGGTTCATCAACATGAGGGATCCCCGCTTTCGGCTGCGCGAGCGCATGATCGCGTTTCACAACGCCGTCGACCAAGCGCTGGGCGCGTACCTTGCTCAACTGCGCGCGGAATTGAGCGCGCTGCGGCGCAAACTTCCGCAGCCGACTCGCGAAGACCCGTTTCCGAACCTGGAGGCGCTTTCGGCTGTGAAGGAGCTCGAGGCCTACATTCGGCGCGTCGAGGCGCTTCGAACCGTTGCGCTGTCGACGCCCGTGCCGCCGGACGAGTACGTATTTCACGGGCGCCCGGAACACGAGGCTGTGCTTGCTGAACTCGCGCGGATGGATGGCGAGATCGCCCAACAGATGCAGGGCATCTCGCCGGACACCATCGACGAGCTGGAGCGGATGCTTCGGACGCGGAACGGGCGGTTGCAGCGGTTGTTGCAGCCGTAGTCAAGGGAGCAGGCGCGGAGGCGTGCGCGGAATCATCGACTCCGCAATCGCCTTCGCGGTCTCGTCGGCGGCACCACGAGCCTCGAGATAGAATTGCATCTGTGACGCAACCTTCGGTTCGCCCGGCTTCGGCTCGACTTTCTCATACTGGCCGTTTGCTGCGAGAACCCAGCGATTGACGTTGTCCTGGAGCTGCACCTCGAGGATGTGCTTCAGGCGCTGCTTCAGGTTATCCTGCAGCACGGGGAACAGGATTTCGACGCGGCTCACCATGTTCCGCGTCATCCAATCGGCGCTTGCCAGGTAAAACTCCTCTTCGCCCCCGTTCAGGAAGTAGTAAATTCGGCTGTGCTCGAGGAATCGCCCGACGATGCTCGACACGCGGATGCGGTCACTCACACCCGGGATGCCAGGGCGCAGGCAACAGATGCCGCGCACGAGCAGGTCGATCTCGACGCCTGCGCTGGATGCCTCGAACAGCGCGAGAATCAGATCTTTATCCGTCAACGCGTTCATCTTCGCGATGATCCGCGCGGGCCGACCGGAACGGGCGTGATCGATCTCGCGGCGAATGAGCTTGAGAAACGCGTCCTTCAGCCCATGCGGGGCCGTCGCGATGCGTCGCCATGCGGGAGGATCGGCAAAGCCCGTGAGGTGGTTGAAGAAAAGCGAAGCGTCTTCGCCAAACTCCTCGCGCGCGGTGAACATGCCGAGATCGGTGTACAGGCGCGCGGTGTTGTCGTTGTAGTTGCCCGTGCTGAGATGGACGTAGCGGACAATGCGCTCGCCTTCGCGCCGAACGACGAGCGCGATTTTGCTGTGCGTCTTGAGCCCGACGAGCCCGTAGATGACATGGCATCCGGCTTCCTCCAACTTTTTCGCCCAGACGATATTGTTCTCTTCATCGAATCGAGCTTTGAGCTCCACCAACACGGTCACTTGTTTCCCGTTCTCTGCGGCTCGCGCGAGCGCCAACACAATGGGCGAGTTGCCGCTCACGCGGTACAGCGTCTGTTTGATGGCGAGCACCTGAGGATCGCTCGCGGCCAGGTGGATGAAATGAACGACGGGATCGAACGACTCGTATGGGTGGAACAGGAGAATGTCGCGCTTTGCGATAGCCTCGAACAGGCCGTTTTCTCCAATGAAGTCAGGCGGCACCTGCGGCAGGATGGGCGAAAACCGGAGGTGAGCGTACTCGGGCATGGCCGAGAAGCGCATGAGAAAGGTAAGGTCGAGCGGGCCGTCGATGGAATAGATGTCCTCCGGCTCGAGCTCAAGCCAGTCGCGCAGGGTTTCCACGAGTTCGGGCGACATCGAGCTGTGCACCTCGAGCCGAACCGCAGCGCCGCGGTTCCGTTTCTTGACTTCGCGCTCGATCTCCTCGAGCAAATCCTCCGCGCTCTCTTCGTCCACGGTGATGTCGGCGTTGCGCGTAATCCGGAAGCACGCGTGTTCGAGGACGGTGTGCCCCGGGAACAGCGTGTCGATGAACATCTCGATCACGGCCTCGAGCAGCACGAACACTCGTTTGCGACCGGACGTGGGCAACTCGAGGTACCGTGGAAGGACGCTTGGCACCTGGACCACCGCGAACAAAGGCGATTCGTGAGGCAAACGCACGGCGATGGGCTCGAGAAGGACAGCGATGTTGAGCGAGCGATTTGCCAGCAACGGGAACGGGTGGCTCGCGTCGACCGCGAGCGGCGTCAGGACAGGAAACACGTGGTGATGGTAATATTCCTCAACATACGCGCGCTGCGCCTGCGTCAGCTGGTCTGGGCCGACAAACTCAATGCCTTCCTTGCGCAGGCTCGGGAGCAGCTGTTTGGACCAAAGGCGGTACAGCTGGCTCACGTGCGCGTGCCCCCGGTTCGCCACCTCGGCCAGCTGCTGAGCCGCCGTCATCCCCGTCTTGTTGTCCGGACGCCCGACGCCGAGTTTGAGCTGATCCTTGAGTCCTGCCACGCGGACCATGAAGAATTCATCTAAGTTGGAGGCACAGATGGCGAGAAATCGAAGTCGCTCAAACAGCGGGTTGTCGGCGCGAGTGGCTTCAAAGGCCACGCGCTCATTGAAGAGGAGCCAACTCACTTCTCGATTGATGAAATGTGCGCGACTGTCCAGGTTCATGGTGGTTCCCATCCCTATGAGCGTGATGTGGCTGAGCCGAAAGTTGGTTGTGGATGTATTGTGACGGGAAAGTCGGGGAAATTGCAATGGGGAAATGAAAAGCACGCCCCGAAGGGCGTGCGACTTTGTACAAGCTACGCGTCAGGAAGTAGGCTGCGGCTCTTGAAGGATTGCGCTGTAGGTGGCGCCACCACTGTGAACTGCTGCGCTGGCGAAAGCTGGCGTGGTCAGCGCAAATGCACCAAGAGCAAGTACACCCATCAAAACCCTTTTCAACGATTTCACATCACAGCCTCCTCACATGCCATCGAGATTATTTATGCTTACGACCCTTAAAAATGCGTCGACTACACGCGGGTCGTAAAGCTTGCCCTTAAGAGACTCTATTTCTTGCAGTGCCTCTTGTTTTGACTTCCTACTCTGATAGGGCCGTTCCGTAGTCATTGCGTCGTAGCTATCGACCACAGCCACAATCGCAGCAGGTAGGTAAATTTCCTTACCACGAAGGCCGTAAGGGTACCCGCTACCATCGTATCGTTCGTGGTGCTGCTCTGCTACGGCACTTCCGACATGTAAAAACGGGTTGGACGGTGAGCTCATCATATCCCGACCATATATCGTATGCATCTTCATAATATCAAATTCTTCTGGCGTTAGTCTACCAGGCTTCCTAAGAATTTCGTCTGGAATTTGTATTTTACCGATATCATGGAACAACGCGCCACAACTTAAAGAAAGCAATTCCCTGGCTGATAAACCCAATTCACATCCGATTAAAACGGAGTATTTCCGGATCCGTTCACAATGAGATGCCGTATATCCATCCTTTTCAGCGATTTCTCTGGCTAGGCGGTGGAACCGTTCAACGCCTCGCTTGTAAACGTCGAAGATGGGCTTTGAACTCAAGTATATAAATTCCGAGTCCGCCATCGCTACGATGCACACATCATCCTTAGTAGGATACATCGTAACAATGTCGCCTGGCTCTGCGTACTGCACTTCATGTCCATTAGCTACCCTAAGCCGTCCTTGAAGTACAATGAGAGATTCGAACGGCGTGGTGTTGGGCGACGGGTTAAAGCCCATAGTACCGAGCTTTTTCAGATGATGCCAAATGAACTCTAAGCCATCGTATGACCCCAGGAGCGTAATGGTCATGTTGTCGGTGCTGGCGCTGTCAAGTCCTTCGTCAGGGCGGAGAATGCGCAGCCACGAGCTCAGTCCTTGGTTCTCGACGTTCAAGATGTGAACACCTACTTTGACTTGAGATGATGTGATGACAGCCGCGACATCTGTAGACAACGTACGACATCTCAAGCTTAAGGACGAGCTTGCCATTTCGTCAATAGACCAAACGGCGAAGACTTGACCTGTTGCGCTCGCAAAACGAGCGCTTGGACATCAGCTGTATTCGCGCGACGACAGAAACGCGACTTCAACCAAAATCAGAAGCAGGTCAAACACACCGAACATCGTCGAGAACCACAGCTGTGTGCCTCCGTTCCCGAGGCCAATGATAAACAGGCTCACCACCGCGATGAGAACAATCAGTGCGATGTGTACCGTCTGCGTGAAGCCGCTCGTCGTTCTCATCCGGTAAACCAGCAGCAAGATGGTTAAAAGAGCGACAACCGTCAGAACCATGCCCGGATGTGTCGACAGGTGCACCATGAGTGCGGTGATGATGATGGCTGCCACCAAGATATAGATAATCGCGAGCGAACCAGCGGTAAACGGCTTCTTCATCATGTGTCATCCCTCCTGCGGGCTTTGCATTCACATCGACCGTACTTAGCCTAAGTATAGCCAAGATTTCATGCGTGGAGACAAGCTTTTTCTCTCTTACCTATGCATCCAGATCGCAGCCTTCTCAGCCAGGGCATCCCCGTCGGGCGCACAAAAAAGCGGCAGCGGCGAACCCGCTGCCGTGAAAAGGCGAGACCGTGTCAGTGCACGTGCCCAGCTTTGCAGAGGTCGTGACACGCGCTTTCGAGGCTACAGCACAGAGAGCAGATGGGCGCTTTGTGAAAAGGGCAGTACAGCATATCCGCTTTTTCATATTCGAACCCGCAGCAGGCGCACGTGAATTCTGCAGGCAGCTCCGATCGGCGATGCTCATCGTGATACCGATCCGACCGCTCAAACGTGTTCTCCCGCGCGATGTAATACTTGCCGCGCGTGACGATGGCGATCACCGGCGCCAGCACAAAGGCGAGAACGAGCGACAGGAACGGCGAGTACGCCTGCAACACCGGGCCGAATGCGCCGAAGAAAGCCGCGATCGACACCCCCGCCGCGATGATCATGGATCCGAAGCCGACGGGATTGAAATTGTAAAGGTGACCGCGCTTGAACTCGATGTAGGACGGACTTATCTTGAGCAGCCCCTTGTTGATGACGAGATCGGACACCACCGCGCCAATCCAGGCGACCGCGAGATTCGAGTAAAACCCGAGAACGGTATTCAGAAATCCAAACACGCCGGCTTCCATGAGGCCTAGCGCGATCCCGACGTTGAGAAACAGCCAGACGACGCGGCCTGGGTGCGTATGAAAGATGCGCGAGAAAAAGTTCGACCACGACAGCGACCCCGAGTACGCGTTCGTCACGTTGATTTTAATTTGAGAGAGGAGAACAAAGAACGTGGCGAGTGCCAGCGCCGCATAACTGCTGCCGATCACGGCGTGGAACGCATGCGTGTACATGTTGATGGGCTCGTCGGCTGCTTTCGCCCCCATGCTCGGCGCAATCCACGAAGCCAAAAGCGATCCGCCGAGCTGCTTGATGGCGCCGAGAAGGACCCAACCGGGGCCCGCCAACATCACGGCAATCCACCATTTTCCTCGGTTTTCGGACGTCAGATTTGGCATGAAGCGCAGATAGTCCACCTGTTCGCCAATCTGGGCGATGAGCGACAGCGTGACGCCCGCCGCCAAGCCGAACTCCATGGCGTTGAAATGGCTGCCCGATGCCGACGATCCGCCGAAGTGCACCCACTGGCTGAAGGCGGACGGATCCTTGACGGCGATGGCGACGAAGGGGCCGAGCATCAAGACGAGCCAGATGGGTTGTGTAGCCACCTGAAGTTTGGATAGAGCCGTCATACCAAACATGACGAGTGGAATGATGACCAAGGAACAAATGAGGTACCCGATGGGCAGTGGGATGTGGAAAAATTCTTCGAGCGCTTGCGCCATGACGGATCCCTCGAGCGAAAAGTAGATGAACGTAAACGACGCATACACCAAAGAGGTGAGGGTGGACCCATAATAGCCAAAACCCGCGCCGCGCGTCAGAAGGTCCATGTCGATGTTGTATTTTGCAGAATAGTACGCGATGGGGATGCCCGTGAGAAAGATGATCGCGGCGACCACCAAGATGGAGCTCACGGCGTTCGCGAATCCGTACGAAAGTACCACCGAGCCCCCTATAGCGAAATCGGCCATGTACGCGATGCCGCCAAGTGCCGAGTTCATGACCGTCCACACGCCCCAGCGCCGGAACGACTTAGGCGCGTAGCGCAGGGCGTAATCCTCGAAGACCGGATTTTGCACCCAGCGGTTAAAGGTCCGCTTCGGCGTCGGGCGCCCCCGTTCGGGTTGTAGTACCGACATTGAAACCCCTCCAAACTTTCTGAAATTGAATACGGTCTGTGGTTCGAACGGTATCACGCTCTGCTAGGCTAAGCAATGCATGTTGTCATACATTCTAACGTAAATTCGGATGTAAACGTTCTATTTATCGTCTGTTAGGTTATATACATTGACGCGTTGAGGGGTATCCAAGAGATAATGCTCGTGTATCCGCGAGATTTGTGAGGTGATGTGAAGTTGTCGAACGTACTGTTTC contains these protein-coding regions:
- a CDS encoding RNA degradosome polyphosphate kinase, with amino-acid sequence MNLDSRAHFINREVSWLLFNERVAFEATRADNPLFERLRFLAICASNLDEFFMVRVAGLKDQLKLGVGRPDNKTGMTAAQQLAEVANRGHAHVSQLYRLWSKQLLPSLRKEGIEFVGPDQLTQAQRAYVEEYYHHHVFPVLTPLAVDASHPFPLLANRSLNIAVLLEPIAVRLPHESPLFAVVQVPSVLPRYLELPTSGRKRVFVLLEAVIEMFIDTLFPGHTVLEHACFRITRNADITVDEESAEDLLEEIEREVKKRNRGAAVRLEVHSSMSPELVETLRDWLELEPEDIYSIDGPLDLTFLMRFSAMPEYAHLRFSPILPQVPPDFIGENGLFEAIAKRDILLFHPYESFDPVVHFIHLAASDPQVLAIKQTLYRVSGNSPIVLALARAAENGKQVTVLVELKARFDEENNIVWAKKLEEAGCHVIYGLVGLKTHSKIALVVRREGERIVRYVHLSTGNYNDNTARLYTDLGMFTAREEFGEDASLFFNHLTGFADPPAWRRIATAPHGLKDAFLKLIRREIDHARSGRPARIIAKMNALTDKDLILALFEASSAGVEIDLLVRGICCLRPGIPGVSDRIRVSSIVGRFLEHSRIYYFLNGGEEEFYLASADWMTRNMVSRVEILFPVLQDNLKQRLKHILEVQLQDNVNRWVLAANGQYEKVEPKPGEPKVASQMQFYLEARGAADETAKAIAESMIPRTPPRLLP
- a CDS encoding purine-cytosine permease family protein, which encodes MSVLQPERGRPTPKRTFNRWVQNPVFEDYALRYAPKSFRRWGVWTVMNSALGGIAYMADFAIGGSVVLSYGFANAVSSILVVAAIIFLTGIPIAYYSAKYNIDMDLLTRGAGFGYYGSTLTSLVYASFTFIYFSLEGSVMAQALEEFFHIPLPIGYLICSLVIIPLVMFGMTALSKLQVATQPIWLVLMLGPFVAIAVKDPSAFSQWVHFGGSSASGSHFNAMEFGLAAGVTLSLIAQIGEQVDYLRFMPNLTSENRGKWWIAVMLAGPGWVLLGAIKQLGGSLLASWIAPSMGAKAADEPINMYTHAFHAVIGSSYAALALATFFVLLSQIKINVTNAYSGSLSWSNFFSRIFHTHPGRVVWLFLNVGIALGLMEAGVFGFLNTVLGFYSNLAVAWIGAVVSDLVINKGLLKISPSYIEFKRGHLYNFNPVGFGSMIIAAGVSIAAFFGAFGPVLQAYSPFLSLVLAFVLAPVIAIVTRGKYYIARENTFERSDRYHDEHRRSELPAEFTCACCGFEYEKADMLYCPFHKAPICSLCCSLESACHDLCKAGHVH
- a CDS encoding HD-GYP domain-containing protein, translated to MNVENQGLSSWLRILRPDEGLDSASTDNMTITLLGSYDGLEFIWHHLKKLGTMGFNPSPNTTPFESLIVLQGRLRVANGHEVQYAEPGDIVTMYPTKDDVCIVAMADSEFIYLSSKPIFDVYKRGVERFHRLAREIAEKDGYTASHCERIRKYSVLIGCELGLSARELLSLSCGALFHDIGKIQIPDEILRKPGRLTPEEFDIMKMHTIYGRDMMSSPSNPFLHVGSAVAEQHHERYDGSGYPYGLRGKEIYLPAAIVAVVDSYDAMTTERPYQSRKSKQEALQEIESLKGKLYDPRVVDAFLRVVSINNLDGM